A window from Agrobacterium tumefaciens encodes these proteins:
- a CDS encoding ABC transporter ATP-binding protein, with translation MGVRLNNIAKSFGSFAAIRDVSMEIPTGSFAVFVGPSGCGKSTLLRMIAGLEETSGGRIAIDDRDVTAVEPAERGVAMVFQNYALYPHLTVFENMAFSLRLARRPKAEVNERVGEAARILQLGDHLHKKPSQLSGGQRQRVAIGRAIVRQPKVFLFDEPLSNLDAELRVQMRLELTRLHRKLGATMIYVTHDQVEAMTLADKIFVLKGGVVQQAGAPLTLYDDPDNRFVAGFIGSPAMNFLQAEIVEQRNGVVTLSLDGGQRPLEARLSQPVSVGQRVEVGVRPEHLMITQDGALPVNVEVAEELGDVSYLYTRAPSGKEIIVQRQGSRESLDGRSVLLSASPDHIMVFDSDGKRLR, from the coding sequence ATGGGTGTCCGTCTCAACAATATAGCCAAGTCCTTCGGATCTTTCGCAGCGATCCGGGATGTCTCGATGGAAATCCCGACCGGCAGCTTTGCGGTCTTTGTCGGGCCTTCCGGTTGCGGAAAATCCACGCTGCTGCGCATGATCGCCGGTCTTGAGGAGACCAGCGGCGGCCGCATTGCCATCGATGACCGCGATGTCACGGCCGTTGAACCGGCCGAGCGCGGTGTGGCCATGGTGTTCCAGAACTATGCGCTTTATCCGCATCTGACCGTGTTCGAGAACATGGCCTTCAGCCTGCGGCTTGCCCGCAGGCCGAAAGCCGAGGTGAATGAAAGGGTGGGCGAGGCTGCCCGCATCCTGCAGCTCGGAGACCATCTTCATAAAAAACCGTCGCAGCTTTCGGGCGGGCAGCGGCAGCGCGTGGCGATCGGCCGCGCCATCGTGCGGCAGCCGAAGGTCTTCCTTTTCGACGAGCCGCTGTCCAACCTCGATGCGGAGCTGCGCGTCCAGATGCGGCTGGAACTGACGCGTCTTCACCGCAAGCTCGGCGCTACGATGATCTATGTCACGCATGACCAGGTGGAGGCCATGACGCTTGCGGACAAGATCTTCGTGCTGAAGGGCGGCGTCGTGCAGCAGGCGGGTGCGCCGCTCACCCTTTATGACGATCCCGATAACCGCTTCGTGGCCGGCTTCATCGGCTCGCCGGCGATGAACTTCCTGCAGGCGGAGATTGTCGAACAGCGAAACGGCGTCGTGACGCTCTCGCTCGATGGTGGCCAGAGACCTCTCGAAGCGCGGCTTTCTCAGCCTGTTTCCGTCGGCCAGCGGGTCGAAGTCGGCGTTCGGCCGGAGCATCTGATGATAACTCAGGACGGCGCCTTGCCTGTCAATGTCGAGGTGGCGGAGGAGCTGGGGGATGTTTCCTATCTCTACACGCGCGCGCCCTCGGGCAAGGAAATCATCGTGCAACGGCAGGGCTCGCGCGAAAGTCTGGATGGCCGGTCCGTCCTGCTCAGCGCCTCGCCCGACCACATCATGGTTTTTGATAGCGACGGCAAAAGATTGCGATAG
- a CDS encoding LacI family DNA-binding transcriptional regulator: MNDTPDISRPRQSDIAQRAGVSISTVSRVLAGEKGISASIQTKVLGVAAELGYPLRPVTSQTGSVPLEGKKVLALMSAERATGDIGAFYHDIFDMLRGLAQTDGFELDIRLLHQKQVDDALTQRVCEADGLLAIGLDPEDEIIHRITQGVLQPVLVNSADPSMMLDCVSPSNFYGGALAARRLLELGHSKVAYIGPHHRHTIRERMRGFRQTILEQEGTLYEEFLLTTVDSGFGQAGDAVRQLLAKNPDLTGIFCMNDAIALGALGAAQELGLAVPDDLSIIGFDDLPFAELSTPRLSTIRVDRREIAREAVELMRRRLTEPSATARQVQLGVQLVVGETAGKAKKTGKATRNA, encoded by the coding sequence ATGAACGATACGCCCGACATCAGCCGCCCGCGCCAGTCGGATATCGCCCAGCGCGCCGGCGTCTCCATCAGCACCGTCTCGCGGGTTCTGGCAGGCGAAAAGGGTATCAGCGCTTCGATTCAGACCAAGGTTCTGGGGGTGGCGGCGGAACTCGGTTATCCGCTACGGCCGGTCACCAGCCAGACGGGCAGCGTGCCGCTGGAAGGCAAGAAGGTGCTCGCCCTCATGTCCGCCGAGCGGGCGACCGGCGATATCGGCGCGTTTTATCACGATATTTTCGACATGCTGCGCGGCCTGGCCCAGACGGATGGGTTCGAACTCGATATCCGGCTCCTGCACCAGAAACAGGTGGATGATGCCCTGACGCAGCGTGTCTGCGAAGCGGACGGCCTTCTCGCCATCGGCCTCGACCCTGAAGATGAGATCATCCATCGCATTACGCAGGGCGTGCTTCAGCCGGTTCTGGTCAACAGTGCCGATCCTTCGATGATGCTGGATTGCGTTTCGCCTTCCAATTTTTACGGCGGCGCGCTGGCGGCACGGCGGCTGCTGGAACTCGGCCATAGCAAAGTCGCCTATATCGGCCCGCACCACCGCCACACCATACGCGAACGCATGCGCGGCTTCCGCCAAACCATCCTTGAACAGGAAGGAACTCTCTATGAAGAATTCCTGCTCACGACAGTGGATAGCGGCTTCGGTCAGGCGGGCGATGCGGTTCGCCAGCTGCTCGCCAAAAACCCCGACCTGACAGGCATTTTCTGCATGAACGATGCGATTGCGCTCGGTGCCCTGGGCGCGGCACAGGAGCTTGGCCTTGCCGTGCCGGACGATCTTTCCATCATCGGCTTCGATGACCTGCCCTTTGCGGAACTGTCCACTCCCCGCCTCAGCACCATCCGCGTCGACCGCCGCGAAATCGCCCGCGAGGCGGTGGAACTGATGCGCCGCCGGCTGACGGAGCCTTCTGCCACTGCCCGGCAGGTGCAGCTGGGCGTGCAACTGGTGGTGGGAGAGACTGCCGGCAAGGCGAAAAAGACGGGAAAGGCAACGCGTAATGCATGA
- a CDS encoding alpha-N-arabinofuranosidase gives MKARVSVHRDFRIGRIDDRLYSAFIEHMGRAIYGGIYEPGHPQADANGFRKDVLKFVQDLKIPAIRYPGGNFVSAYRWEDGIGPRDQRPIRLDLAWRSKETNQIGINEFADWAQMAGIEMMLAVNLGSRGLDDARNFLEYVNFPGGTALSDLRRSHGTEKPHGVKMWCLGNEMDGPWQIGHKTAVEYGRLANETAKAFKGFDPTIEAIVCGSSNDGMPTYPEWEREVLEECYENVDHISLHKYFGNNSRDTLNYFGKIEETGRYIQTIAGVIDYVKAKKRAKNEVSICFDEWNVWYHIREEDGKRIKSWDWPEAPALLEETYNFEDALFVAGLLNEFIRRSDRVRIACIAQLVNVIAPIRAEKNGPAWRQTIYYPYQFASLYGRGVALNVAVDCPTYDCNAADDVKYLDVAGVYDEAEGMVTLFVLNRHLTEAADINVSLTGFSSATLDLHLAMAGYDLRVGNGPDQPDRVVPVPGSGVGVEDGALKGSVPALSYHVLRLKVQ, from the coding sequence ATGAAAGCGCGGGTTTCAGTCCACCGGGACTTCCGGATTGGGCGTATCGACGATCGCCTATATTCCGCCTTCATCGAACATATGGGGCGTGCGATCTATGGCGGGATTTACGAGCCCGGCCATCCGCAGGCGGATGCGAACGGCTTTCGCAAGGACGTCCTGAAATTCGTGCAGGACCTGAAAATCCCGGCCATCCGTTATCCCGGCGGCAACTTCGTGTCTGCTTATCGCTGGGAAGACGGCATCGGCCCGCGCGACCAGCGCCCCATCCGTCTCGACCTTGCCTGGCGTTCGAAGGAAACCAATCAGATCGGCATCAACGAATTCGCCGACTGGGCGCAAATGGCCGGCATCGAGATGATGCTTGCCGTCAATCTCGGTTCCCGTGGTCTGGATGATGCCCGCAACTTTCTCGAATATGTGAATTTCCCCGGTGGTACGGCGCTCAGCGATCTGCGCCGCAGCCATGGGACGGAAAAGCCCCACGGCGTGAAAATGTGGTGCCTCGGCAACGAGATGGATGGCCCCTGGCAGATCGGCCACAAGACGGCGGTGGAATATGGCCGCCTCGCCAACGAAACCGCCAAGGCTTTCAAGGGCTTCGACCCGACAATTGAAGCGATCGTCTGCGGCAGCTCCAATGACGGCATGCCGACCTATCCCGAATGGGAGCGCGAGGTGCTGGAGGAATGCTACGAGAATGTCGATCACATCTCGCTGCACAAATATTTCGGCAATAACAGCCGCGACACGCTGAATTATTTCGGCAAGATCGAGGAAACCGGGCGCTACATCCAGACCATTGCCGGTGTCATCGACTACGTGAAGGCGAAGAAACGCGCCAAGAACGAAGTGTCCATCTGTTTTGACGAATGGAACGTCTGGTATCACATCCGCGAAGAAGACGGCAAACGCATCAAGAGCTGGGACTGGCCGGAAGCGCCGGCACTTCTGGAAGAGACTTACAACTTCGAGGATGCGCTTTTTGTCGCCGGCCTGCTCAATGAGTTCATCCGCCGTTCGGATCGCGTGCGCATCGCCTGCATTGCTCAGCTCGTTAATGTCATTGCCCCCATCCGGGCGGAAAAGAACGGGCCGGCCTGGCGCCAGACGATCTATTATCCCTATCAGTTCGCCTCGCTTTATGGCCGTGGTGTCGCGCTGAATGTCGCGGTCGATTGCCCGACTTATGATTGCAACGCGGCCGATGACGTCAAATATCTCGACGTCGCCGGTGTTTATGATGAAGCCGAAGGCATGGTGACGCTGTTCGTGCTCAACCGGCATCTCACCGAGGCGGCCGATATCAATGTCAGCCTCACCGGGTTCTCGTCGGCCACGCTCGACCTGCATCTTGCCATGGCGGGATATGATCTGCGCGTCGGTAACGGCCCGGATCAGCCGGATCGCGTCGTGCCGGTGCCGGGCAGCGGCGTCGGTGTGGAGGATGGGGCGCTGAAGGGTTCCGTGCCGGCACTGTCCTATCATGTGCTGCGGCTGAAGGTTCAGTGA
- a CDS encoding ABC transporter substrate-binding protein, which yields MQMIDRRGFLVTAALAGLGVAAGGFRAMAAETRLRCVWWGSADRNKRTNEVISLYQKADPQTVVSGEMIAGSDYWTKLATSMAGRNVADIFQLEPSTIADYSGRGACMELDQFVGSALDLSNFGKSEIDLCRIDGKLYGVGLGLNSFCMMYDAEALKEAGVSMPAGQITWTALAELARDFKKNGPAKRNYWAVPYGARYHYVFDVWLRQRGKLLFQDGTIGFNKEDAKEWFAYWEKLREDKLCVSADIQTRDDNTIESNALTLGNSAIGFAYSNQLVGYQALNKKTLSIGMLPGEGEGKPTGHYYRPGLIWCISSTSTNPEAAAKFINFFVNDIDAGKVLGVERGVPPAKKVREAVLPSLNETERKTVDYIEGLSGKLDPYPEPAPIGANEFDRGVMRPIADSLAFGRASVDEAAQNLVDTGTRTLRKRG from the coding sequence ATGCAAATGATCGATAGACGTGGATTTCTGGTGACGGCGGCGCTGGCCGGCCTGGGTGTGGCGGCGGGTGGTTTTCGCGCGATGGCGGCGGAAACCCGGCTTCGTTGCGTATGGTGGGGCTCGGCGGACCGCAACAAGCGCACCAATGAGGTGATTTCGCTTTACCAGAAGGCCGATCCGCAAACGGTGGTGAGCGGCGAGATGATTGCCGGTTCCGACTACTGGACCAAGCTTGCGACCTCGATGGCGGGGCGCAATGTCGCCGATATCTTCCAGCTCGAGCCTTCCACGATTGCCGATTATTCCGGCCGTGGCGCCTGCATGGAGCTCGACCAGTTCGTCGGCTCGGCGCTTGATCTTTCCAATTTCGGCAAGAGCGAGATCGATCTTTGCCGTATCGATGGCAAGCTCTACGGCGTTGGCCTCGGGCTCAACTCCTTCTGCATGATGTATGACGCCGAGGCGCTGAAGGAAGCGGGCGTTTCCATGCCGGCGGGGCAGATCACCTGGACGGCGCTGGCGGAACTGGCGCGGGATTTCAAGAAGAACGGTCCGGCAAAAAGAAACTACTGGGCGGTGCCCTATGGCGCGCGGTATCATTATGTCTTCGATGTCTGGCTGCGCCAGCGCGGCAAGCTCCTGTTCCAGGACGGCACCATCGGTTTCAACAAGGAAGATGCCAAGGAATGGTTCGCCTATTGGGAGAAGCTGCGCGAGGACAAGCTCTGCGTTTCAGCCGACATCCAGACGCGTGATGACAATACCATCGAATCCAACGCGTTGACGCTTGGCAATTCGGCTATCGGTTTTGCCTATTCCAACCAGCTCGTGGGTTACCAGGCGCTCAACAAGAAGACGCTGTCCATCGGCATGCTGCCGGGCGAGGGGGAAGGCAAACCGACCGGGCATTATTACCGGCCGGGACTTATCTGGTGCATTTCCTCCACCTCCACCAATCCGGAAGCGGCGGCGAAGTTCATCAACTTCTTCGTCAACGATATCGACGCCGGCAAGGTTCTCGGTGTCGAGCGTGGCGTACCGCCGGCGAAAAAGGTGCGCGAGGCGGTGCTGCCCAGCCTCAACGAGACCGAACGCAAGACGGTGGATTATATCGAGGGCCTGTCCGGCAAGCTCGATCCCTATCCGGAGCCCGCCCCGATCGGCGCCAATGAGTTCGACCGCGGTGTGATGCGGCCGATTGCCGATTCGCTCGCTTTCGGTCGCGCCAGCGTCGATGAGGCGGCGCAGAATCTTGTCGACACCGGCACGCGGACCCTGCGCAAGCGCGGTTGA
- a CDS encoding extracellular solute-binding protein — protein MRLIKTLLVGTVLGLTALPALAKQDIVWWDFLSGGDGVRMKALIDAFNKEHPDIQVKGTTLEWGVPFYTKVRTASAVGEGPDVMTYHLSRAPLALQEKVLSEITDKDLEDAGLKKDDFFSAPLEAATHDGKLYAVPFDIHALILYYNADLLKGSPYIDAEGKLTGIKTMDDFEKALAWAKEKGVETPVTYQSGGEAGVWRVFYTLFSQQGGELVTNGEVLAGDNADKAAKAIDTMSKWRENGWAPEQAEYPASVALFSAGKSAFQLNGVWEVPTYKDLEKNGKLGFKWSAVEVPPFMGKRATWADSHAFAIPNQGDKTVSGEKRAAVMKVIGWMEKHAISWADAGHIPAYKSVTESSEYKAMQPNATYASLAEAAVFDPKTTITGVASPAYDAALNVIAPAIQGFMSGTDAVAQIKDELQSKLK, from the coding sequence ATGCGACTGATCAAGACATTGCTTGTTGGCACGGTTCTGGGTTTGACCGCCCTGCCGGCGCTGGCCAAACAGGATATCGTCTGGTGGGACTTTCTGTCCGGCGGGGATGGCGTGCGCATGAAGGCGCTGATCGATGCCTTCAACAAGGAGCACCCGGATATCCAGGTCAAGGGTACGACGCTGGAATGGGGCGTGCCCTTCTATACCAAGGTGCGGACCGCTTCTGCCGTCGGGGAAGGCCCCGATGTCATGACCTATCATCTGTCGCGCGCGCCGCTCGCCCTGCAGGAAAAGGTGCTGAGCGAGATCACAGACAAGGACCTTGAAGATGCCGGCCTGAAGAAAGACGATTTCTTCAGCGCCCCGCTTGAGGCGGCTACCCATGACGGCAAGCTCTATGCCGTGCCCTTCGATATCCACGCGCTTATTCTTTATTACAATGCCGATCTTCTCAAAGGCTCGCCGTACATCGATGCCGAAGGCAAGCTCACCGGCATCAAGACGATGGATGACTTTGAGAAGGCGTTGGCCTGGGCGAAGGAGAAAGGCGTCGAGACGCCGGTCACCTACCAATCCGGTGGCGAGGCGGGTGTCTGGCGCGTCTTCTACACCTTGTTCTCGCAGCAGGGCGGCGAACTCGTCACCAATGGCGAGGTGCTGGCCGGCGACAATGCCGATAAGGCGGCCAAGGCGATCGACACCATGTCGAAATGGCGCGAAAACGGCTGGGCGCCTGAGCAGGCCGAATATCCGGCCTCGGTTGCGCTGTTCTCCGCCGGAAAATCCGCCTTCCAGCTGAATGGCGTCTGGGAAGTGCCGACCTACAAGGATCTGGAGAAAAACGGCAAGCTGGGCTTCAAATGGAGCGCTGTCGAGGTGCCGCCCTTCATGGGCAAACGCGCCACCTGGGCGGATTCGCACGCCTTTGCCATCCCCAACCAGGGTGACAAGACCGTTTCCGGCGAGAAACGCGCTGCCGTGATGAAAGTGATCGGCTGGATGGAAAAGCATGCCATCAGCTGGGCTGACGCGGGCCATATCCCGGCTTACAAGTCGGTCACCGAGAGCAGCGAATACAAGGCGATGCAGCCGAATGCCACCTATGCATCGCTGGCGGAAGCGGCGGTATTCGATCCGAAAACCACGATCACCGGTGTGGCCTCACCCGCCTATGATGCTGCCCTCAACGTCATCGCTCCGGCCATTCAGGGCTTCATGAGCGGCACGGATGCGGTGGCGCAGATCAAGGACGAGCTGCAAAGCAAGCTGAAGTAA
- a CDS encoding sugar phosphate isomerase/epimerase family protein: protein MRIFEPGLCSVTFRSLSPQAVIDLAVANGIKAIEWGADIHVPSGDLENARDVAERTAKAGLTVSSYGSYIFAPDFAREDLTAVLETAKALGTAHIRIWPGQRKRPSTDYSPAERRRATEALAEIARHAQDYGMTIGLEYHPSSLTDTLPSALQLAQDLAVPNLFFYWQPAPGLPLEKALAEISEIGSRICHLHVFAWLADTSRLPLADRADYWQSCVAALPLSEWTKPAYAMLEFVRGDDVSQFAEDAVALREILDRL from the coding sequence ATGAGAATCTTCGAGCCGGGCCTCTGCTCCGTCACCTTTCGCTCCCTGTCGCCGCAGGCCGTCATCGACCTTGCCGTCGCAAACGGCATCAAGGCGATCGAATGGGGCGCGGATATCCATGTGCCATCAGGCGACCTCGAAAATGCCAGGGATGTGGCCGAGCGGACCGCAAAAGCGGGCCTGACCGTCTCTTCCTACGGTTCCTACATCTTCGCGCCGGATTTTGCGCGGGAAGACCTGACCGCCGTTCTTGAAACTGCGAAAGCGCTCGGCACCGCCCATATCCGTATCTGGCCGGGCCAACGCAAAAGGCCCTCCACCGACTACTCTCCCGCCGAGCGCCGCAGGGCCACCGAGGCACTGGCAGAAATCGCCCGCCATGCGCAAGATTACGGCATGACGATCGGCCTCGAATATCACCCCAGTTCACTGACGGACACCCTGCCCTCGGCCCTGCAACTGGCGCAGGATTTGGCCGTGCCAAACCTCTTCTTCTACTGGCAGCCGGCACCCGGCCTGCCGCTCGAAAAGGCTCTCGCTGAAATATCGGAAATCGGCTCACGTATCTGCCATCTGCACGTCTTTGCATGGCTTGCCGACACCAGCCGCCTGCCGCTTGCCGACCGCGCGGATTATTGGCAGTCGTGTGTCGCGGCGCTGCCACTGAGCGAATGGACGAAACCGGCTTATGCGATGCTGGAATTCGTCAGGGGTGATGATGTCAGTCAGTTTGCGGAAGATGCGGTGGCGCTACGCGAGATTCTTGATAGGTTATAA
- a CDS encoding ArsR/SmtB family transcription factor — translation MAPNFLLVDAEKEFDVLKAAASLIRVQILKLLHEASGLNVNEIAQRLALPQSTVSAGVAVLEEAGLLRTETRKARKGNQKICFATCDELIVSFRKPETPAASNYIAVAMPLGLYTQSSVTAPCGICSPEGIIGLLDVPDTFMDPDRMKTALLWLTSGFVEYQFPNNAKIQGRDVEEIEFSMEVSSEVPGTHSNWPSDITLSVNGKEIGVWTSPGDFGDKRGVFTPDWWKLSGSQYGMLKTWRITPQGTYVDGTRISDVTLADIDLVSHRSIRLRIEVKADAKHPGGLNIFGRGFGNYDQDIVLRLRTAG, via the coding sequence ATGGCACCCAATTTCCTCCTCGTTGATGCTGAAAAAGAATTCGATGTGCTGAAGGCGGCTGCGTCGCTGATCCGCGTGCAGATATTGAAATTGCTGCATGAGGCGAGCGGCCTGAACGTCAACGAGATCGCCCAGAGGTTGGCGCTGCCGCAATCCACCGTATCGGCCGGTGTGGCGGTTCTCGAAGAGGCGGGGCTGTTGAGAACCGAGACGCGCAAGGCGCGCAAGGGCAACCAGAAAATCTGTTTCGCCACCTGCGACGAGCTGATCGTTTCCTTCCGGAAACCGGAGACGCCGGCGGCTTCCAATTACATTGCGGTGGCCATGCCGCTCGGCCTTTATACGCAGAGTTCGGTCACCGCGCCCTGCGGCATCTGCTCGCCGGAGGGCATTATCGGGCTGCTGGATGTGCCCGATACATTCATGGATCCGGACCGCATGAAGACGGCACTGCTGTGGCTGACCTCGGGTTTCGTGGAGTATCAATTCCCCAATAATGCCAAGATTCAAGGCCGGGACGTCGAGGAAATCGAGTTTTCGATGGAAGTCAGTTCCGAGGTGCCGGGAACCCACAGCAACTGGCCGTCCGATATCACGCTGTCCGTCAACGGCAAGGAAATCGGTGTCTGGACCTCGCCCGGAGACTTTGGCGACAAGCGGGGCGTCTTCACGCCGGACTGGTGGAAACTGTCCGGTTCTCAATATGGCATGCTGAAAACCTGGCGTATCACCCCTCAGGGAACCTATGTCGACGGGACGCGGATTTCGGATGTCACACTTGCGGATATCGACCTCGTCAGCCACCGTTCCATCCGGTTGCGCATCGAGGTCAAGGCTGATGCAAAACATCCCGGCGGGTTGAATATATTCGGCCGCGGTTTCGGCAATTACGATCAGGACATCGTCCTGCGCCTGCGCACCGCGGGCTGA
- a CDS encoding hydroxyacid dehydrogenase translates to MTNPLPRLSLAMDPERTQHVLTPQALERLSQSVEILDVARICDFHDPSVKDQLERTDILLTGWGCPDIGARELALMPRLKLISHAAGTVKYFLSQAVFERGITVCSAAEANAQPVAEFSLAMILLAGKRTFGFRRVYRNDRGRENVDRLQSQAIGNLGLTVGIVGASRIGRRVINLLKPFDLDIILFDPFLSAAEAECLGVRLVTLDALMAMSDVISLHAPSLPQTRHMIGAEALARMKDGATLINTARGALVDEEALLAELKTGRIEAVIDVTDPEVPPPDSALYSLPNVFLTPHIAGAVGLERARLGDMAIAEIERFCQGAALEQQVRPEHLELIA, encoded by the coding sequence ATGACGAACCCGCTTCCGCGTCTCAGCCTTGCCATGGACCCGGAGCGAACGCAGCATGTGCTGACACCGCAGGCGCTCGAGAGGCTGTCGCAAAGCGTTGAAATCCTCGATGTGGCGCGGATTTGCGATTTTCACGATCCATCCGTGAAAGACCAGCTGGAACGGACGGATATTCTCCTGACCGGCTGGGGCTGTCCCGATATCGGTGCACGGGAACTGGCGCTGATGCCACGGCTGAAGCTGATCTCTCATGCTGCCGGCACGGTCAAATATTTCCTCTCGCAGGCGGTCTTCGAACGCGGCATCACCGTGTGCAGCGCTGCGGAGGCGAATGCGCAGCCGGTCGCCGAATTTTCGCTGGCGATGATCCTGCTCGCAGGCAAACGCACCTTCGGCTTCAGACGCGTTTATCGGAATGATCGGGGGCGGGAAAATGTCGATCGCCTGCAATCTCAGGCCATCGGCAATCTCGGCCTGACGGTCGGCATCGTTGGTGCATCGCGCATCGGGCGGCGGGTCATCAACCTGCTAAAACCTTTCGATCTCGACATCATCCTTTTCGACCCGTTTTTAAGCGCAGCAGAGGCGGAGTGCCTTGGTGTGCGTCTGGTAACGCTTGATGCGCTGATGGCAATGAGCGACGTCATTTCGCTGCATGCGCCGTCGCTGCCGCAGACCCGGCATATGATCGGCGCGGAAGCGCTCGCCCGGATGAAGGACGGCGCAACCCTGATTAACACGGCGCGCGGCGCGCTTGTCGATGAAGAGGCGCTCCTGGCGGAACTGAAAACAGGCCGCATCGAAGCCGTGATCGACGTGACCGACCCGGAAGTGCCGCCGCCGGACTCTGCCCTCTACAGCCTGCCCAACGTATTCCTGACGCCGCACATCGCCGGCGCCGTGGGCCTCGAACGCGCCAGGCTGGGCGACATGGCAATCGCGGAAATCGAACGCTTTTGCCAGGGCGCGGCACTTGAACAGCAGGTGCGGCCGGAACATCTGGAACTGATCGCATGA
- a CDS encoding DUF2264 domain-containing protein, with protein sequence MHEAANNDPMTRFNPLHGNPLKTRADVRRALDDSFAPLLPYFSESGARVTLSGTAAHFDRAAADLEGFARPLWGIAPLALSGDSFEHWPLLAKGIANGTDPAHPDYWGDVRQKDQRLVELAALGFALRLAPQHLWEPLSDAQKDNLSRYLLTARERNYADNNWKFFRVMVDMALDHLGIGFDHSLTETFQRELDDFYITDGWYRDGNYRRIDHYIAFAMHFYGLIYAKLSKPDDAYAERYRERARLFAGDFASWFDEDGGALAFGRSMTYRFACGGFWAGLAFADEEALPWSEIKGLYLSHLRWWANKPIADRDGVLSIGYAYPQLTMSESYNSAGSPYWAFKAFLPLALPESHPFWQAEEKLPRAISKPRPLVHPGMVMMATKGNVTALSSGQENLSMRGGPEKYAKFAYSSRYGFGVEVDERGFKTNGFDNMLAFSDDGLHYRVRETNQKVLLAEANLRATWKPFPDVTVETTLVAAGDWHIRLHRIASARPLSVTEGGFAINRNDGDRDAVSETGGRATADCGTDISAIVDLNSTINRQGVALKALPNTNLINAKTTVPQLRGEIPAGETLLACAVFAGVAGAESEKALAAVPARPDLEALDRLFAEAGVSVSAMAGEPQ encoded by the coding sequence ATGCATGAGGCGGCAAACAATGATCCGATGACCCGTTTCAACCCGCTGCATGGCAATCCGCTCAAGACCCGCGCCGATGTCCGGCGTGCGCTCGATGACAGTTTCGCGCCGTTGCTTCCCTATTTTTCAGAAAGCGGTGCAAGGGTAACCCTCAGCGGCACCGCCGCGCATTTCGATCGGGCTGCGGCCGATCTGGAAGGTTTTGCCCGGCCGCTCTGGGGCATCGCGCCGCTCGCGCTGAGCGGCGACAGTTTTGAGCATTGGCCACTTCTGGCGAAAGGCATTGCCAATGGCACTGATCCCGCCCATCCCGATTACTGGGGCGACGTGCGCCAGAAGGACCAGCGGCTGGTGGAGCTTGCAGCACTTGGTTTCGCATTGCGGCTTGCGCCGCAACATCTCTGGGAGCCATTGTCCGACGCGCAGAAAGACAACTTGAGCCGCTACCTGTTGACGGCGCGCGAGCGCAATTATGCCGACAATAACTGGAAGTTCTTCCGGGTTATGGTCGACATGGCGCTCGATCATCTCGGCATCGGTTTCGACCACAGCCTGACGGAGACATTCCAGAGGGAACTGGACGATTTCTACATTACCGATGGCTGGTATCGCGATGGCAACTATCGCCGCATCGACCACTATATCGCTTTCGCCATGCATTTTTACGGCCTGATCTACGCGAAACTCAGCAAGCCTGATGACGCCTATGCCGAACGCTACCGCGAACGCGCCCGCCTGTTTGCCGGCGATTTTGCCAGCTGGTTCGATGAGGATGGTGGCGCACTCGCCTTCGGCCGGTCCATGACCTATCGTTTCGCCTGCGGTGGCTTCTGGGCAGGCCTTGCCTTCGCCGATGAGGAGGCGCTGCCCTGGAGCGAAATCAAGGGGCTTTATCTGAGCCATCTGCGCTGGTGGGCGAACAAACCGATTGCCGATCGCGATGGCGTGCTTTCCATCGGTTATGCCTATCCGCAGCTGACCATGTCGGAAAGCTACAATTCGGCCGGTTCGCCCTATTGGGCCTTCAAGGCCTTCCTTCCGCTCGCCTTACCGGAAAGCCACCCCTTCTGGCAGGCGGAGGAAAAACTGCCCCGGGCGATCTCAAAACCCCGGCCGCTCGTTCATCCCGGCATGGTGATGATGGCGACCAAGGGCAACGTCACCGCACTTTCCAGCGGGCAGGAAAACCTCTCCATGCGCGGCGGGCCGGAGAAATACGCCAAATTCGCCTATTCCTCCCGTTACGGCTTCGGCGTCGAGGTGGATGAGCGCGGTTTCAAGACCAATGGTTTTGACAATATGCTGGCCTTCTCCGACGACGGCCTGCATTACCGGGTGCGGGAGACCAATCAGAAGGTTCTGCTGGCCGAAGCAAATCTGCGCGCGACGTGGAAGCCATTTCCGGATGTGACGGTTGAAACGACGCTGGTTGCGGCCGGTGACTGGCATATCAGGCTGCACCGCATCGCCTCCGCGCGCCCTCTTTCCGTGACCGAAGGTGGCTTCGCAATCAACCGCAACGACGGCGACCGCGATGCCGTCAGCGAAACAGGCGGACGGGCGACAGCCGATTGCGGCACCGACATATCCGCCATCGTCGATCTCAATTCCACGATAAACCGCCAGGGCGTGGCGCTGAAGGCGCTGCCCAACACCAATCTCATCAACGCCAAAACCACCGTGCCGCAATTGCGGGGCGAGATTCCGGCTGGCGAAACCCTGCTCGCCTGCGCCGTCTTTGCGGGCGTGGCCGGAGCTGAAAGCGAAAAAGCACTTGCCGCCGTTCCGGCACGCCCGGACCTTGAGGCCCTTGACCGCCTGTTTGCGGAGGCGGGCGTTTCCGTCAGCGCCATGGCGGGAGAGCCGCAATGA